A single region of the Malus sylvestris chromosome 8, drMalSylv7.2, whole genome shotgun sequence genome encodes:
- the LOC126631246 gene encoding uncharacterized protein LOC126631246: MASTPKPVKLAELLQEQQEPFVLEVYLFERGYMRKTSSTNSSSRITSRTSSQKLIRSSSWGNLSCHKVLRSVCNKLVSRHSETTSTKGCENLEGKPNGGAETRRSRRERGETDTFSSASSRTQYDSCSEGEKESKEEAPASLRNKHDASPLAADATQISESCNMKERKIERLNGQSSKIHRKQQNPVSVPEDEPPHANASSPLYNNRYKLHTMSREKETSCPSTYSFNKITEDPDLSSSLWELLFHPPLEKPRASGISEKLEPVRSSINPSPHFAKSKRVLQQKRQLLFDCVREMTENHAKKSKEQQRHNPNGFLGAEEIGKLIYEKLGSWGGKHAGHEANVNVLLELDLLGPREEWDDSYQEKREIGSEIGDAILEEIIKGIVSEE; this comes from the exons ATGGCTTCCACCCCCAAGCCGGTAAAACTTGCAGAGCTCCTCCAAGAGCAGCAAGAGCCCTTTGTCCTAGAGGTTTACCTATTTGAAAGGGGTTACATGAGAAAAACCTCGAGTACAAATAGCAGTTCGAGGATTACAAGTAGAACTTCTAGCCAGAAACTCATCAGATCATCCAGTTGGGGTAATCTCAGCTGCCATAAAGTATTGAGATCTGTGTGTAACAAGCTTGTTTCAAGACATAGTGAGACAACAAGCACTAAGGGTTGTGAAAACCTAGAGGGGAAGCCCAATGGTGGCGCCGAGACGCGGAGAAGTCGCCGAGAGAGAGGGGAAACGGATACATTTTCATCTGCCAGCAGTAGGACACAGTATGATTCGTGCTCCGAGGGCGAAAAAGAATCAAAAGAAGAAGCTCCCGCTTCGTTGCGAAATAAGCATGATGCTTCCCCACTTGCTGCAGACGCTACTCAAATTTCGGAATCCTGTAATATGAAAGAGAGAAAG ATAGAACGGCTCAACGGACAGTCATCGAAGATTCACCGTAAGCAACAAAACCCCGTTTCAGTACCAGAAGATGAACCTCCCCATGCAAACGCAAGTTCACCTCTTTATAACAACA GGTATAAACTGCACACCATGTCTAGAGAGAAGGAAACTTCATGTCCATCCACTTATAGCTTCAACAAGATTACAGAAGACCCAGATTTATCATCTTCTCTCTGGGAACTACTTTTCCACCCGCCATTAGAGAAGCCGAGAGCCTCTGGAATTTCGGAAAAGCTCGAGCCTGTCCGGTCTAGCATCAATCCATCCCCTCATTTCGCAAAATCGAAAAGGGTGTTGCAGCAGAAGAGGCAGCTCCTGTTCGATTGCGTGAGGGAGATGACGGAAAATCACGCAAAGAAATCGAAAGAGCAGCAGCGGCATAACCCCAACGGATTTCTTGGAGCCGAAGAGATTGGGAAGCTGATTTATGAGAAGTTGGGGAGTTGGGGAGGTAAACATGCTGGGCACGAAGCCAACGTCAATGTTTTGTTGGAGTTGGACTTGTTGGGCCCCCGTGAAGAATGGGATGACAGTTAccaagagaaaagagaaattggGTCCGAAATTGGAGACGCCATTTTAGAAGAGATCATCAAAGGCATTGTCTCTGAAGAGTGA
- the LOC126630992 gene encoding kinesin-like protein KIN-7N: MEKICVAVRVRPPVTHDSSSGAFWKVDDNRISLHKSHGTPISGISYAFDHVFDEGCTNSRVYELLTKDIIHAAVEGFNGTAFAYGQTSSGKTFTMNGSETDPGIIHRAVRDVFDRIQMMSHREFLIRVSYMELYNEEINDLFAVENQKLQIHESLERGIFVAGLREEIVSNAEQVLKLIESGEVNRHFGETNMNARSSRSHTIFRMVIESHSKDTTCSSTDAIRVSVLNLVDLAGSERIAKTGAGGVRLKEGKYINKSLMILGNVINKLSDGAKNRGHIPYRDSKLTRILQPALGGNAKTSIICTIAPEEIHIEETKGTLQFASRAKRITNCAQVNEILTDAALLKRQKQEIEELRMKLQGSHAGVLEQEILKLRNDLLQYELEREKLEMELEQQRKSHKQREQCIRDQQMKTDNLSSLSTISDFERSSSQAQDSGRQSLKEVSSDSSSKSQGDIFSTPSNFKAAPHSFVVKRSNYSQLPSFSPLPDAFSNVVDEDTWFKMNKGFIADLDSLQITPARKVQSFPPSDETPGSNENYKHEVHNLKRQLEITVEERDDLKRKHAEQAVLNDQLVREISELQKEAQLIRDIPQRLCECAATCKDIYVDVLSKTQSFISDEKSSAATLLSSISEIGTSLFTTLEAQFSAAFDEDQRLFSRNSSLIEEQRKILSERLNSTIKLFESSEPSNLENEQVRNSLCRSEYKDCTRGGETACWEGKLSNELSTIKERYNGLEEELDSNNQLLEESKQRYDAMEAEFRLLKEERDSLHKKVSESSQTLALVTDQKENVVKDLNHELLRRKDLEEKIKQFSVAFGCRKTSLMSFHSEFKSKIESLRAKNPVSVPKSVGC, translated from the exons ATGGAGAAGATCTGCGTCGCGGTTCGGGTGAGGCCTCCGGTGACTCACGATTCCTCCAGCGGAGCCTTCTGGAAGGTCGACGACAACCGCATTTCGCTCCACAAGTCCCACGGCACGCCGATCTCCGGCATCTCCTACGCTTTCG ACCATGTGTTCGATGAAGGTTGTACGAATTCTAGGGTTTACGAGCTTCTCACCAAGGACATTATTCATGCCGCAGTTGAAGGATTCAATG GAACTGCGTTTGCTTATGGGCAGACCAGCAGTGGGAAGACTTTCACCATGAATGGTTCCGAAACAGATCCGGGTATCATTCATCGAGCTGTTAGAGATGTATTTGACAGAATCCAGATG ATGTCCCATCGGGAGTTTCTGATTCGAGTATCCTACATGGAATTGTACAATGAGGAAATTAACGACCTTTTTGCAGTAGAGAACCAGAAATTGCAGATTCATGAGAGTTTGGAG CGTGGCATATTTGTTGCTGGCCTCAGGGAGGAAATTGTCAGTAACGCTGAACAGGTGTTGAAGCTCATTGAATCCGGAGAAG TTAATAGGCACTTTGGAGAAACAAATATGAATGCTCGGAGTAGTAGATCTCACACAATATTCAGAATG GTAATTGAAAGCCATTCGAAGGACACTACTTGTTCAAGTACTGATGCTATTCGTGTCTCAGTCTTG AATTTGGTAGATTTAGCTGGTTCTGAACGGATTGCCAAAACTGGAGCTGGCGGAGTACGTCTGAAGGAGGGAAAGTACATAAACAAGAGCCTAATGATTCTTGGAAATGTAATTAACAAACTTAGTGATGGCGCTAAAAACAG GGGTCACATTCCTTATCGCGATAGTAAGCTTACCCGTATACTTCAACCTGCCCTTGGAggcaatgcaaaaacttcaatTATTTGTACTATAGCACCAGAAGAG ATACACATTGAGGAAACAAAGGGGACCCTTCAATTTGCTAGCAGAGCTAAGCGCATCACTAATTGTGCTCAAGTTAATGAG ATTTTGACAGATGCAGCCTTACTGAAGCGACAAAAACAAGAGATAGAAGAGCTTCGTATGAAACTTCAG GGATCCCATGCTGGGGTGCTGGAGCAAGAAATACTGAAGTTGCGAAACGACTTGCTTCAG TATGAACTAGAACGCGAGAAGCTTGAAATGGAACTGGAACAGCAGCGGAAATCACATAAACAACGCGAACAATGCATCAGGGATCAACAGATGAAAACTGACAATCTCAGTAGTCTTTCTACTATTTCAGACTTTGAGAGAAGTTCTAGTCAG GCACAAGATTCTGGGAGACAAAGCCTTAAGGAAGTTAGTAGTGACAGCAGTAGTAAATCTCAAGGAGATATCTTCAGTACCCCATCTAATTTCAAGGCAGCTCCCCATTCCTTCGTTGTCAAGCGATCAAATTATTCACAGTTGCCCAGCTTTAGCCCTCTTCCAGATGCTTTTAGCAACGTGGTTGATGAAGACACATGGTTTAAAATGAACAAAGGTTTCATAGCTGACCTTGATTCCCTTCAGATAACTCCTGCTAGAAAAGTTCAATCCTTTCCGCCAAGTGATGAAACTCCA GGctcaaatgagaactacaagcacgaGGTCCACAATTTGAAGAGACAGCTAGAAATTACTGTTGAAGAGAGAGATGATCTCAAG AGGAAACATGCCGAACAAGCTGTATTGAATGATCAATTAGTTCGGGAAATATCTGAACTCCAAAAAGAAGCACAACTAATTCGAGACATCCCTCAAAGGCTTTGTGAATGTGCGGCAACCTGCAAAGATATTTATGTGGATGTTTTATCAAAGACTCAG AGCTTTATATCTGATGAAAAATCTTCTGCGGCAACATTGCTTTCGAGCATAAGTGAAATTGGCACAAGCCTCTTTACGACTCTTGAAGCCCAATTCTCAGCGGCATTTGATGAGGACCAAAGATTGTTCTCTAGGAATAGTTCTCTAATTGAAGAACAGCGAAAAATTCTCTCCGAGAGGTTGAACAGCACAATCAAATTGTTCGAATCATCAGAACCATCAAATCTTGAGAATGAGCAAGTGAGAAATTCGCTATGCCGCAGTGAATACAAG GACTGCACAAGGGGAGGAGAAACTGCCTGTTGGGAGGGAAAACTAAGCAATGAGCTCAGCACTATCAAGGAAAGATACAATGGCCTGGAGGAAGAGCTAGATTCGAATAACCAGCTTCTAGAGGAATCCAAGCAAAGATATGATGCCATGGAAGCTGAGTTTCGGCttttgaaagaagaaagagattCCTTGCACAAAAAGGTATCTGAATCATCTCAAACACTTGCTCTGGTTACTGACCAAAAGGAAAATGTTGTGAAGGATCTGAATCACGAGTTACTGAGAAGGAAAGATCTTGAAGAAAAAATCAAACAGTTCAGTGTCGCTTTTGGGTGTCGGAAGACATCGCTCATGTCTTTCCACAGCGAGTTTAAGTCTAAGATTGAGAGTTTGAGAGCCAAAAATCCAGTTTCAGTACCCAAATCTGTTGGATGTTGA